The segment ACTATCGATGGAAGATTTCAAACCTTACATTTCCGCACCAACTTGTACGACTCATGTTGTACGAACAAGTGTACCGTTTTTTTATGATTTCAAAAAATCATCCATATCACAAGTAAAAAAAGACTAATCATTGTATTAATCTTTCAAATAGTATAAAATTGAAATGAAAAGTAGGAGGTTATACTTATGAAAGAGATTACAGTAACAGTTATTGATCCTGTTGGATTGCATGCACGTCCTGCAACCGTAGCAGTAAATGCAGCAAGCAAATTCAAGAGTGAAATCAAAATCAGCTACAAAGGTAAAGCTGTAAACATGAAATCAATCATGGGCGTTATGTCATTAGGAATTCCAACTCAGTCAGAAATCGTTATTTCAGCTGAAGGCGAAGATCAAGATGATGCAATCGCTACAATTGAAGAAGTACTAAAAGCACAAAAAGTAATTGCTTAATTTTATAATTAGAATAAAATAGAAGATGAGAATCTTCTATTTTTTTTATGCAGGAGGGAATTATGTCATTAGATAGATGGAATGAGTTGGCTCGCAATTATTCATGGATTGAGGAAGCAATGAAATCAATGGATAAAAGCACAAAACAGGACGCTTTTTATAAGTCATTAGAATTTGGTACTGCAGGAATGCGCGGATTATTAGGAATCGGACCTAACCGCATTAATGTTTATACGGTAGCGAAAGCAAGTGTGGGATTTGCGAAATACTTAGTTGAGACATTCAAAAATCAAGAATTAAAAATAGCGATTGCATATGACAACCGTCATATGTCTAAAGAATTCGCGGATGTGAGTGCAATGGTATTGTCCACATACGGTATTAAAAGTTACATTTTCTCACAACCTCGACCAACACCGGAGTTATCGTTTGCGGGAAGAACTTTAAACTGTGTTGGGGGAATTGTTATTACAGCAAGTCATAACCCTAAAGAATACAATGGTTATAAAGTCTATGATGAAAATGGTTGTCAATTGGTGGATCACAAGATTGCGCGTGTGATTACGCTCATCAATGAGGAACCGGATGAAACATGTGTTGATATCAATCAAGGTGATCGTTCAATGATTACATATATGGAAGCTGATTTTGATGAGACCTATAAAGATGCAATTCATTCGATTCAATTACGCCCTGAGGAAGAAAAGACGTTATCGGTTGTGTTTACATCTCAACACGGAACATCTTATCCGCTTGTACCCGATATCCTAACGGATGCAGGATATCATGTTATACCCGTTCTTGAACAAAGTAATTATGACCCTAATTTTAGTAATACCAAAACACCAAACCCTGAAGAAAAAGCATCTTATGATCTCGCGGTTGAATATGCGAAAAACCATGATGCAGATCTCGTGTTGAGTTGTGACCCGGATGCAGACCGCATGGGGATTGTAGTTAAACATCAAGATACGTATGTTTACCTTACAGGGAACCAAGGTGGGTCGATCCTCCAAGAATATATTTATGCTACGCATATTGAAAAAGAAACGATGCCCGAAAATCCAATTATGTTTAATACAGTTGTGACTTCTGATCTAGGCGAAAAGATTGCGCAAGCATATGGTGTTAATGTGGAGAAAACATTAACCGGATTTAAGTATATTGGTGATAGCATTGAAAACCACAATAAAGTTGGTGATTACAATTTTGTATTTGGATATGAAGAGAGTTATGGTTACCTCATTGCGGACTTTGTACGTGACAAAGATGCATTGCAAGCATGTATGATGGTTGCGGAGGCAGCAAACTACTATAAAAACAAAGGTTTGACGCTTGTAGATGTTTTAAACGGACTTTACGACCGCCATGGTGCTTATCATGAAACGCAGGTTGCGATTACATTATCAGGACAAGAAGGCTTAAATCGTATTCAAGAAATACTAACAACGTTTAGAGAATCAAATATTGAAATGTTTGCGGGAATTAAGGTTCTATATCGTGATGACTTTCTCACTTCGACACGATCAAATGGTGAGATGTTAACATTACCAAAATCAAACGTTATTAAATACAGTCTTGAAGATGGTTCTTGGATTGCAATTCGTCCATCGGGAACCGAACCAAAATGCAAGCTCTACTATTGCGTTGTCGGTAAAACAATCGAAGAATCACTCTTGAAATTTGAAGCGCTAAAAAAAGACATTAATCAAATAGCACAACTCGACTAAAAATACAGTGTGCTATGTCTTTTTAAGGCGTAAACGGGACATTGATATATTCGTTAAAATCATGTATCTTATATATGAAAAAGAAGGAGCACATATAAATTATGAATAATATAGAAAACTTAGCAGTTAATGCACTACGTGTGTTATCTGTCGATGCAGTTCAAAAAGCAAATTCTGGTCATCCAGGGATGCCTTTAGGTGCTGCACCCATGGCATACACAGTCTGGGCAAACCATATGAACTTTAACCCTGCTGATCCAAAATGGATTAACAGAGATCGTTTTGTTCTGTCTGCAGGACATGGTTCGGCACTGCTCTACTCATTACTCCATGTATTTGGGTATAATGTTTCAAAAGAAGATTTACAAAATTTCCGTCAGTTTAACTCGTTAACACCAGGTCATCCAGAATATGGTCATACGGATGGCGTTGAAGCTACAACAGGTCCTTTAGGAGCGGGTCTATCGACAGCAGTTGGTATGGCAATGGCTCAAGAACATCTTGCAGCAAAATATAACAAAGACGGTTTTGAAGTCTTCAATAACTTCACTTATGTCATTTCAGGTGATGGTTGTATGATGGAAGGAATTACAAGTGAAGCTTCCTCATATGCAGGAGCAATGAATTTAGGTCGCTTGATTGTTCTTTATGATTCAAACAACATTACAATTGAAGGAAGTACAGATCTTTCATTCCATGAAGATGTTTGTGCACGTTATGAATCCTATGGGTTTGATACATTCGTAGTTGAAGACGGTAACGATATCGAAGCAATTAATGCTGCAATTACAGAAGCTAAAGTAAATCTGGATAAACCTTCATTTATTGAAATTCGAACAAAAATTGGTTTCGGAACACCTAAAGAAGGTTCTGCCGCATCACACGGTGCTCCAATCGGTGAAGAAGGTATCAAAACATTTAAAGAACTTGTAAATTATCCAAGTCTTGAACCATTCTATGTACCCGAAGAAGTTTACGAACACTTTAGTTCAATTGCAGCTGAAGGCGCAAAAGCACAAGAAGCATGGAATGCAATGATGGATTCATATAAGAATACGTATCCAGAATTAGCACAACAATTAGAGCGAGATTTGAAAGATATTACTGTTGAAGAACTCACAGCAAATAAATCACTTTTTGAATTTGAAGATAAGCCAATGGCAACACGCAGTGTTTCAGGTATGATGATTAACCGTCTTAAAGATCAATATTCAAATATTTTTGGAGGGTCTGCAGATTTAGCGCCTTCAAACATGACTCATATGAATGATGAAGATTCATTCTCTTCACAAAACTTTGCAGGACGTAATATCCATTTTGGTATTCGTGAACATGCAATGGCTGCAATGGGAAATGGGATTGTTCTCTATGGTGGACTTAAAGCATATGTTGCAACATTCTTCGTGTTCTCAGACTTCCTAAAACCAATGGCTCGTTTAAGTTCACTTATGAACTTGCCACTAACCTACGTTTTAACGCATGACAGTATCGGCGTTGGAGAAGATGGACCAACTCATGAACCTGTTGAACAATTAACAATGTTACGTTCATTACCGAACTTCTATACATTCCGTCCTGCAGATGCTACTGAAACAGCATACGGCTGGGTTTTAGCACTTACATCAAAAACAACACCAGTTGGACTGATTCTTTCACGTCAAAACTTACCACAACTTAAATTAACAGGTGCGGATGCACTTAAGGGTGGTTATGTTGTGAAGGATGCGGAAAAGGTTGATGCAATCATCATGGCTACTGGATCTGAGGTTTCACTTGCAATTGAAGCAGCTGAGTCATTAGAAAAAGAAAACATCGGTGTTCGTGTTATTTCAATGCCATGTATTGAACTCTTTGAAGCGCAAAGCAAAGAATATCAAGAATCGGTACTTCCTTCATCCGTTCGTGCCCGTGTTGCTGTAGAGGCAGGGTCATCGATGAGTTGGGGTAAATTTATCGGACTTGATGGTGCGTATGTAACCTTGGATCACTTTGGTGGTTCTGCACCAGCACCAAAACTCTTTGAAGCATTTGGATTTACTGTTGAAAATGTATCTGAAACTGTAAAATCAGTAATCAAATAATAACGATTAAGATGTGAGGAAGTCTCCCATCTTTTTTTATTCAAAGGATAGGGTATAATAAACATAAAAAGAAGAGGTGCATGTTAGATGATACGTTATATGGAAATTCCCGAGATTGAACAGGTTATGAAAATATGGTTGGAGTGCAACTTGGAGGTTCATTCCTTTATGGAGGCCACCTATTGGACAGACAATTATGATACTGCAAAAGAAATGATGGAGAATTCAAACATCTATGTTTCAGTTGAAGAAGGTGTTATTCAAGGGTTTGCAGGTGTGACTGAGGGCTATTATCTTGCGGGTATTTTTGTTTTGAAAGATTATCGAAACAAAGGAATTCGTAAGCAACTTCTTGATTATATAAAAACGCGATATGATGAACTCACACTTGATGTTTATGATCACAATAAACAAGCACAAAACTTTTATAAACGAGAAGGATTTGTTGTTGTGGAAACGCATCCCGAGAGTCCTGTCGAACATACCATGGTTTGGCCAGAAACAGTTTAATGATCTCTCATTAAGAGACTTGACTTAGACCGATGTAAGATGTAAAATATATAAGCCTGTAAAAAGGCTTTTGTTATGTGGGAGAGTGATGCAACCATTCATTTAACCACAGCACAGACAAACACATATAAGGAGGAATGTCTCGTGAGTAAAAAAGTTGCAAGAGTAGTTAAACTACAATTCCCTGCCGGTGGCGCTAAACCAGGACCTGCATTAGCTGGTGTTGGTATTAACATGCCTCAATTTTGTACTGCGTTCAATGATCAAAGTAGAGAACGTGCAGGAGATGTCGTTCCTGTAGAAATTACAGTATACGATGACAAGTCATTTGATTTTGTCTTAAAAACAACACCTGCTGCAATCTTATTAAAGAGAGCTGCTGGCGTTAAGAGTGGATCAGCAACACCAAATTCAAACATTGTTGCTACAATCTCAGCAGATCAATTACGTGAAATTGCTGAATATAAAATGCCGGATTTAAATGCAAATAGCATCGAAGGTGCTATGAACATCGTTGCTGGTACAGCACGTAATATGGGTATTGCTATTGAAGGAATGGAGGACTAGAGTATAATGGCTAAAAAATCAAAAAACGTCGTTAAAGCTAATGAATTAGTGGATCGCTCAAAAGTTTACTCAATTTCTGAAGCAATCAAATTAGCAAAAGAAGCAAGTTTCGCAAAATTCGATGAAACATTTGAAGTTTCATACCGTTTAAATGTTGATCCTCGTCATGCTGATCAACAAATCCGTGGTGCTATGGTATTACCTAATGGAACAGGTCGTTCACAAAAGGTATTGGTTGTAACTCAAGGTGCTAAGGAACAAGAAGCAAAAGATGCTGGAGCAGATTTTGTTGGTGGTAAAGAAATTCTTGAAGAAATCCAAAAAGGATGGGTCGAGTTTGATATTATCGTTGCAACACCAGATATGATGGGTGAACTTGGTAAACTTGGTCGTGTATTAGGACCTAAAGGTTTAATGCCAAACCCTAAAACTGGAACAGTAACAATGGACATTACTAAAGCTGTTGAAGAAATCAAAAAAGGTAAAATCGAATACCGTGTTGATAAAGAATCAAACATCAATACAATTATCGGTAAATCATCATTTACAGATGAAGCATTAGAAGAAAACTTTAACGCATTACATGACGTAATTCTTAAATCACGTCCAGCTGCAGTTAAGGGTGCTTTTATTAAAAACCTTACAATCTCAACATCAATGGGTCCTGGAATCAAAGTTTCAATCGACTAATTTATGTTAAATTAAACAAACCGGTCTTAGACCGGTTTTTCTATATTAAGGAGTAACCATGGACTTAAAATTTAACAGTGAATACTGTGTTTTTGTAACAGTTCTCACTAAATACAACAATCAATTTTTATTTGATAAAAACCAAAAACCCATTCAAGGGGTTTTACGATACAAAGAACGCATTGAAGATTGCGCAAAGCGCTTGGTTAAAGAAACGCTTAATCAATCGATAGAAAATCTTTAATTTATCGGTCTTGGAGAGTCATTTGGATTTGAGTGTAGTCACGGTCATAATTTTATCTTGATTGCGGATGTGGAAGGTTTCAGTGAAAATACGTCTTTCTCTGTGGTACAAGAAGCAAATTATCCTGAGATGTGGCTCCCATTGATTAATGCAGAGGATTTTGATTTTTATGAGTATCGCACCGTAGAACCGAGTTCTTTGGAGTCCAAGGATTTAAGTTATGCGATCGCTACCGGACATGAGTTTACATTTCGAGTAAGTGCGTTAATACGTTCAGATCAGGGAATTCTCTTCGATGATGCTCATAATTTAATTGGTGGTCGTCAACGACTTAATGAAACAATCTATCAAGCGTTGGAACGTGAAGTTAAAGAAGAATCTGGATATGATATCGATGACTCATATTTCATAGGGATTGCGGAAGATATTGTGGAACTGCCAAAGTACAATAAAATCGTCCATTATTTAAATCTTGTTTTTGAAGTGTCGGGTGATTTTTCAGAAAACATTAAGTCATCCGGTCAAGGATTCGTATGGAAATCCGAAGATGACATTGAAGACATAGATATGGGGATGGTTGAAGTTAAACATATCATTGAGAGCATGTAAAAAGACAGCAGATATAGGGTGCTGTCTTTTTTTGTGTTTATATGCAATGACGAAGTGTCTCGCGAATGACTGATTTGATGTCGTTTTCAGGAGTAATTCCTAGGGTTTCCATTGTATCCGCGGGATCGAGGTAGAGATCCTCTTCATTCATCTTTTGGGATATGGCGACGTGGATCCCGTGTTCTTTACCTTCAGCTGCAGCATGTTGATCTGCCGCGATGTATCGATCAGCCATGCTTCCACAATCATGTGGAAAAATTCTTCATATTTAAGGTTTGAATCGCATATTGCGTAGGTTGTACGGTGGGTTCCGTTTTCAAGTGCTCCTACAGCGGCTTCTGCGACCTGTGTGGCGGTTATGATGGCAGTACCTCCTTTGTGTACCGGATAAACGGGTTGGTCACGTACCATGTCCACAAACATCTTCCAAAGCGGTGTTCGACCTGGCATTGTGCCAAATATATAAGGGAGTCGAAGACTTGTAACGCGCATCGCTCCTTCACCTTCAGCAAAGGCAATTTGTTCTTGAAGTAAACGTGTTCCGGGATAACCTTGATTTTTTAAGTTATATTGCGGCAGACGTTCCGCAAACTCTGAAAAGTAAGATCCAAAAACAACAAAACTTTCAACACCTGCTTGAACAGCTAGTCGCGCAATACGTTGTGTGGGTAAAACATTTGCTTGATAGAAAGCCCGATAGGATGGAGCATCTGGTAACCAGCGCTCATCGGCACCAATTGCGTAAACAAATCCATCGACATCGTAAAGCATATCAACAATTTCAGAGTCGCTCATTTGATTAATATCACCTAAATGGCTTTCCACATTATCCGGAAATAAATTTTCGGAGGGCATTGGAGGAAGGGACATTGTCTTTACCTGATAGTCTTTTTTCAAGAGTTCGCAAATGGTATGATAGCAAAGAAATCCCGTTCCACCTAAAACAAATACTTTTTTCATGTACATAAACCTCGCTTTCGAGTACAGTGTAGCATTTTGACGATATCCGTTGGAAAAAGTATGGTGAAAACTGCACAAAAAAAGAAAGACTTAGCTTTCTTTACGCGTAAATATATAGGTATCCTCTGTGGACAATTCACGATTGTAACTGTAACCATCAAAACGTATGGATTTCAGTTCTTGGAAAGAATGGATACGTTTTTCAATTAAGTGTGAGACCATTTTCCCACGAGCGATTTTTACGTATGTCGATTTTGTTTTGAAGGTGTCACCGACCTGTTCTTTAAAATCAAGCGTAATCATCGGCACATTGAGATGTGCTTGGTCAATCATCGAACTGTACTCGTTGGATGCGAGATTAACAATAGGTTGCGCAAGACGGTTTAAGTAGTTTGTAATTGGGTTACGCCAGATTTTATAGAGATCCATGGGTCCATTCATCATAAAATCAAGACGATAACGGCCTACAGCAGAAGAACACTTTGAAAGGCCGTAGAGTGCGGAGAAAATATACAACCGATCTTGTGCCTCTTGATAATCATCAGTAGACCACTGTTCTCGATTCATATTTTTAAAT is part of the Erysipelothrix piscisicarius genome and harbors:
- a CDS encoding GNAT family N-acetyltransferase produces the protein MIRYMEIPEIEQVMKIWLECNLEVHSFMEATYWTDNYDTAKEMMENSNIYVSVEEGVIQGFAGVTEGYYLAGIFVLKDYRNKGIRKQLLDYIKTRYDELTLDVYDHNKQAQNFYKREGFVVVETHPESPVEHTMVWPETV
- the tkt gene encoding transketolase; the protein is MNNIENLAVNALRVLSVDAVQKANSGHPGMPLGAAPMAYTVWANHMNFNPADPKWINRDRFVLSAGHGSALLYSLLHVFGYNVSKEDLQNFRQFNSLTPGHPEYGHTDGVEATTGPLGAGLSTAVGMAMAQEHLAAKYNKDGFEVFNNFTYVISGDGCMMEGITSEASSYAGAMNLGRLIVLYDSNNITIEGSTDLSFHEDVCARYESYGFDTFVVEDGNDIEAINAAITEAKVNLDKPSFIEIRTKIGFGTPKEGSAASHGAPIGEEGIKTFKELVNYPSLEPFYVPEEVYEHFSSIAAEGAKAQEAWNAMMDSYKNTYPELAQQLERDLKDITVEELTANKSLFEFEDKPMATRSVSGMMINRLKDQYSNIFGGSADLAPSNMTHMNDEDSFSSQNFAGRNIHFGIREHAMAAMGNGIVLYGGLKAYVATFFVFSDFLKPMARLSSLMNLPLTYVLTHDSIGVGEDGPTHEPVEQLTMLRSLPNFYTFRPADATETAYGWVLALTSKTTPVGLILSRQNLPQLKLTGADALKGGYVVKDAEKVDAIIMATGSEVSLAIEAAESLEKENIGVRVISMPCIELFEAQSKEYQESVLPSSVRARVAVEAGSSMSWGKFIGLDGAYVTLDHFGGSAPAPKLFEAFGFTVENVSETVKSVIK
- a CDS encoding phosphocarrier protein HPr, whose translation is MKEITVTVIDPVGLHARPATVAVNAASKFKSEIKISYKGKAVNMKSIMGVMSLGIPTQSEIVISAEGEDQDDAIATIEEVLKAQKVIA
- a CDS encoding phospho-sugar mutase, whose protein sequence is MSLDRWNELARNYSWIEEAMKSMDKSTKQDAFYKSLEFGTAGMRGLLGIGPNRINVYTVAKASVGFAKYLVETFKNQELKIAIAYDNRHMSKEFADVSAMVLSTYGIKSYIFSQPRPTPELSFAGRTLNCVGGIVITASHNPKEYNGYKVYDENGCQLVDHKIARVITLINEEPDETCVDINQGDRSMITYMEADFDETYKDAIHSIQLRPEEEKTLSVVFTSQHGTSYPLVPDILTDAGYHVIPVLEQSNYDPNFSNTKTPNPEEKASYDLAVEYAKNHDADLVLSCDPDADRMGIVVKHQDTYVYLTGNQGGSILQEYIYATHIEKETMPENPIMFNTVVTSDLGEKIAQAYGVNVEKTLTGFKYIGDSIENHNKVGDYNFVFGYEESYGYLIADFVRDKDALQACMMVAEAANYYKNKGLTLVDVLNGLYDRHGAYHETQVAITLSGQEGLNRIQEILTTFRESNIEMFAGIKVLYRDDFLTSTRSNGEMLTLPKSNVIKYSLEDGSWIAIRPSGTEPKCKLYYCVVGKTIEESLLKFEALKKDINQIAQLD
- a CDS encoding YaaA family protein, whose translation is MIILVSPTKTQKENSQFNLENSLFPDLQSEILRTMQAYTRDELKSMMNISDKIADTVYHNYQNFSETTPALWSYQGSSFKNMNREQWSTDDYQEAQDRLYIFSALYGLSKCSSAVGRYRLDFMMNGPMDLYKIWRNPITNYLNRLAQPIVNLASNEYSSMIDQAHLNVPMITLDFKEQVGDTFKTKSTYVKIARGKMVSHLIEKRIHSFQELKSIRFDGYSYNRELSTEDTYIFTRKES
- a CDS encoding NAD-dependent epimerase/dehydratase family protein: MKKVFVLGGTGFLCYHTICELLKKDYQVKTMSLPPMPSENLFPDNVESHLGDINQMSDSEIVDMLYDVDGFVYAIGADERWLPDAPSYRAFYQANVLPTQRIARLAVQAGVESFVVFGSYFSEFAERLPQYNLKNQGYPGTRLLQEQIAFAEGEGAMRVTSLRLPYIFGTMPGRTPLWKMFVDMVRDQPVYPVHKGGTAIITATQVAEAAVGALENGTHRTTYAICDSNLKYEEFFHMIVEAWLIDTSRQINMLQLKVKNTGSTSPYPKR
- the rplK gene encoding 50S ribosomal protein L11, which translates into the protein MSKKVARVVKLQFPAGGAKPGPALAGVGINMPQFCTAFNDQSRERAGDVVPVEITVYDDKSFDFVLKTTPAAILLKRAAGVKSGSATPNSNIVATISADQLREIAEYKMPDLNANSIEGAMNIVAGTARNMGIAIEGMED
- the rplA gene encoding 50S ribosomal protein L1, coding for MAKKSKNVVKANELVDRSKVYSISEAIKLAKEASFAKFDETFEVSYRLNVDPRHADQQIRGAMVLPNGTGRSQKVLVVTQGAKEQEAKDAGADFVGGKEILEEIQKGWVEFDIIVATPDMMGELGKLGRVLGPKGLMPNPKTGTVTMDITKAVEEIKKGKIEYRVDKESNINTIIGKSSFTDEALEENFNALHDVILKSRPAAVKGAFIKNLTISTSMGPGIKVSID
- a CDS encoding NUDIX domain-containing protein, with protein sequence MVQEANYPEMWLPLINAEDFDFYEYRTVEPSSLESKDLSYAIATGHEFTFRVSALIRSDQGILFDDAHNLIGGRQRLNETIYQALEREVKEESGYDIDDSYFIGIAEDIVELPKYNKIVHYLNLVFEVSGDFSENIKSSGQGFVWKSEDDIEDIDMGMVEVKHIIESM